In Leptospira wolffii serovar Khorat str. Khorat-H2, a genomic segment contains:
- a CDS encoding glycosyltransferase produces MILHIDTETGWRGGERQLFLLAEGLKKRKISQLILCRPGSALESRCQEVGLPTVTLPLKGEWDFGSVKALRQLIAEKGIRLIHAHTAKAHSIAWMAKDKLPDVKLVVSRRVDFKIRKNWFSKRKYVSDRVDLFLSVSNKIREILLEGGIDPSKVVTVYSGVDLAQSKKQPDPSLLRKEFRIEKDEIVIGNVAALVDHKDQKTLLNALSLIQTDKKFKVLIVGEGPLRKELEGIASERKLLDKVIFTGFRDDIPELLSLFDIFTLTSKEEGLGTSVLDAMATGLPVVATRGGGIAEMLTEGKGAFLASVGDSASLAKHYKILLEDPKLRKSMGTFNKESVKRFSVKNTIKKTELAYYSLLGEELYSSSKNKPGAAA; encoded by the coding sequence GTGATTCTTCATATCGACACGGAAACCGGCTGGAGAGGAGGAGAAAGGCAGCTTTTTCTTCTGGCAGAAGGTTTAAAAAAACGCAAAATTTCTCAACTCATACTTTGCCGTCCTGGTTCCGCTTTGGAATCGCGCTGCCAAGAAGTAGGACTTCCTACAGTTACTCTCCCTTTAAAAGGAGAATGGGACTTCGGCTCCGTAAAAGCGCTCCGGCAACTGATCGCCGAAAAAGGGATCCGTCTTATTCATGCGCATACCGCAAAGGCGCATTCCATCGCCTGGATGGCCAAAGATAAACTGCCGGATGTTAAGCTCGTCGTTTCCAGAAGAGTGGACTTTAAGATCAGAAAGAACTGGTTCAGCAAAAGAAAATACGTTTCGGATCGTGTGGATCTTTTTCTCTCCGTTTCGAATAAGATCCGAGAGATACTTTTGGAGGGAGGAATCGATCCTTCCAAGGTAGTGACCGTTTATAGCGGTGTCGATCTGGCCCAGTCCAAGAAGCAACCGGATCCGTCCCTCTTGAGAAAGGAATTCCGGATCGAGAAGGACGAGATCGTGATCGGAAACGTGGCCGCGTTAGTCGATCATAAGGACCAAAAGACGCTATTGAACGCTCTCTCTCTGATACAGACGGATAAGAAGTTCAAGGTATTGATCGTGGGTGAAGGACCCCTTAGGAAAGAGTTGGAAGGAATCGCATCCGAAAGAAAGCTTTTGGATAAGGTGATTTTTACGGGGTTCCGGGACGATATTCCGGAGCTACTTTCCCTATTCGATATCTTCACTCTGACTTCCAAGGAGGAAGGACTCGGGACCTCCGTATTGGATGCGATGGCTACGGGATTGCCCGTCGTCGCTACCAGGGGGGGAGGCATCGCCGAAATGCTGACCGAAGGAAAGGGGGCTTTTCTTGCGTCCGTGGGAGATTCGGCCTCTCTCGCAAAACATTATAAAATTCTATTAGAAGATCCTAAATTAAGAAAGTCTATGGGAACCTTTAACAAGGAATCAGTGAAGAGATTCTCCGTGAAGAATACAATTAAGAAGACGGAATTGGCGTACTACAGTCTTTTGGGAGAGGAATTGTATTCTTCTTCGAAGAATAAACCGGGAGCCGCAGCATGA